Proteins from a single region of Companilactobacillus farciminis KCTC 3681 = DSM 20184:
- a CDS encoding 3'-5' exonuclease — protein MNFVAMDFETANGKRSSACSLALVLVRDNKIVDNFYTLINPREVFSPRNIQIHHITPQDVQDAPTFDQVWPHIESLFDNSHLVAAHNASFDNSVLKNTLTNYGIMVPNYLTIDTLRTSRKFYPDFPNHKLNTVSKALNIDLKNHHNALADSVACAEILLKTEQEFGTEQIKKMIKLT, from the coding sequence ATGAATTTTGTCGCCATGGATTTTGAAACAGCCAACGGTAAACGTTCCAGTGCTTGTTCATTAGCCTTAGTTCTCGTGCGAGACAACAAAATCGTGGATAACTTTTATACTTTGATCAATCCAAGAGAAGTTTTTAGCCCACGCAACATTCAAATTCATCACATAACGCCTCAAGACGTTCAAGATGCACCAACCTTTGATCAAGTTTGGCCACATATCGAGTCGTTATTTGACAACAGTCACCTCGTTGCGGCTCACAATGCCAGTTTTGACAATAGCGTTTTGAAAAATACCCTAACTAATTACGGTATTATGGTTCCAAATTATTTGACCATCGATACTTTGAGAACGAGTCGCAAGTTTTATCCAGATTTCCCTAATCATAAGTTAAATACTGTTTCTAAAGCCTTAAACATCGATTTGAAAAATCACCATAACGCCTTAGCCGATAGTGTCGCTTGTGCCGAAATTTTGCTTAAAACCGAGCAAGAGTTTGGAACAGAACAAATAAAAAAGATGATTAAGCTTACTTAA
- a CDS encoding GNAT family N-acetyltransferase encodes MSQQLKLREAVPKDAQSLLDFLKKASQQSDFISFDDMKDVTVQDEEIALDAIFQSQYDELIVAVLEDEIIGYCRLENIDDQKAEFGVVVDKDFWNNGIASFLLEEAIDWSSGSPLEKLILEVYKNNPAAIHIYQKYGFTTELTKDKTLVMSKMVK; translated from the coding sequence ATGAGCCAACAACTAAAATTACGTGAAGCTGTTCCAAAAGATGCACAAAGTTTGCTGGATTTTTTAAAAAAAGCTAGTCAACAGAGTGATTTTATTTCGTTTGATGATATGAAAGATGTTACGGTCCAAGACGAAGAGATTGCTTTGGATGCTATTTTTCAGTCGCAATATGATGAATTGATTGTTGCAGTGCTTGAGGATGAAATCATTGGTTATTGTCGGTTGGAAAATATCGATGACCAAAAAGCGGAATTTGGCGTCGTAGTCGATAAGGATTTTTGGAACAATGGTATTGCTTCATTCTTGTTGGAAGAAGCAATTGATTGGTCTAGCGGTTCGCCATTAGAAAAATTGATTTTAGAAGTATATAAAAATAACCCAGCTGCAATTCATATTTATCAAAAATATGGATTTACAACTGAGTTAACTAAAGATAAAACATTAGTAATGTCAAAGATGGTTAAGTAA
- the tsaE gene encoding tRNA (adenosine(37)-N6)-threonylcarbamoyltransferase complex ATPase subunit type 1 TsaE, which produces MLEYQVTTHSYEETEDLGEKLAQLLRPSDVVVLNGDLGVGKTTLTRGLARGLGIKRNVKSPTFTLIREYKDGKIPLYHMDAYRLESSPDEDLGFDEYFNGDGITMVEWPQFIKDEIPDEHLTINIERLSDSDRKIIFKLHGDKFDQRGFDQL; this is translated from the coding sequence ATGCTTGAATACCAAGTAACGACCCATTCATACGAAGAAACTGAAGATTTAGGCGAGAAGTTGGCTCAATTGTTGAGACCAAGTGACGTTGTAGTCTTAAACGGTGATCTCGGTGTGGGAAAAACAACTTTAACTCGAGGACTAGCTAGAGGTTTAGGTATCAAACGCAACGTGAAGAGCCCAACTTTTACATTGATTCGCGAATATAAAGATGGCAAAATTCCTTTGTATCATATGGATGCCTATCGTCTAGAAAGTAGCCCTGATGAAGATTTGGGCTTTGATGAGTATTTCAATGGCGATGGTATAACGATGGTGGAGTGGCCACAATTCATTAAAGATGAGATTCCTGATGAACATTTGACAATCAATATCGAACGCCTGTCAGATTCTGATAGAAAGATCATTTTCAAATTGCATGGCGACAAATTTGATCAGCGAGGTTTTGACCAATTATGA
- the pta gene encoding phosphate acetyltransferase → MDLFESLKSKINGKDLTIVFPEGEEPRILGAAVRLVKENVLKPILIGSQEEIGKVADEKSFDISGIEIIDPKNYADFDAMVEKFVERRKGKNTKEQAEKMLLDNNYFGTMLVYLDKADGMVSGAIHSTGDTVRPALQIVKTAPGNSRISGSFIMQKGEERYMFADCAININPNAQELAEIAVQTAKDAKLFDIDPKVAMLSFSTKGSAKSDEVTKVAEATKIAQELAPDLALDGELQFDAAFVPSVGAQKAPDSKVAGHANVFVFPDLQSGNIGYKIAQRFGGFEAIGPILQGLAKPISDLSRGCNEEDVYKSAILTAALAL, encoded by the coding sequence ATGGATTTATTTGAAAGTCTCAAGAGTAAGATTAATGGAAAAGATTTAACAATTGTTTTCCCAGAAGGTGAAGAACCTAGAATTTTAGGTGCAGCCGTTCGTTTAGTTAAAGAAAATGTTCTTAAACCTATTTTAATCGGTAGCCAAGAGGAAATTGGCAAGGTTGCTGATGAAAAATCATTTGATATTTCTGGTATTGAAATTATTGATCCTAAAAATTACGCTGATTTCGACGCAATGGTTGAAAAATTCGTTGAACGTCGTAAAGGCAAGAATACTAAAGAACAAGCTGAAAAGATGCTTTTGGACAACAACTACTTTGGTACAATGCTAGTTTATTTGGACAAAGCTGACGGAATGGTCTCTGGTGCTATTCATTCAACTGGTGATACTGTTCGCCCAGCTCTTCAAATCGTCAAGACAGCTCCTGGCAATTCAAGAATCAGCGGTTCATTCATCATGCAAAAGGGTGAAGAACGCTACATGTTTGCTGACTGTGCTATCAATATCAATCCAAACGCTCAAGAGTTAGCTGAAATTGCCGTTCAAACAGCTAAAGATGCCAAATTGTTTGATATCGATCCTAAAGTGGCTATGTTGAGTTTTTCAACTAAAGGTAGTGCTAAGAGCGATGAAGTTACTAAAGTTGCTGAAGCTACAAAGATTGCTCAAGAATTAGCACCTGATTTGGCACTTGATGGCGAATTGCAATTTGATGCCGCTTTTGTGCCTAGCGTTGGTGCTCAAAAAGCCCCAGATTCAAAAGTTGCTGGACATGCCAATGTCTTTGTTTTCCCAGATCTTCAATCAGGAAACATCGGCTATAAGATTGCGCAAAGATTTGGTGGCTTTGAAGCTATTGGACCTATTTTGCAAGGACTTGCTAAGCCAATTTCTGATCTATCACGTGGCTGCAATGAAGAGGATGTTTATAAATCAGCTATTTTGACAGCAGCATTAGCATTATAG
- a CDS encoding uracil-DNA glycosylase, translating into MKTLINNDWQEVLNGEFDKPYYEKLREFLVEEYNTQTIYPEMHHIYQAFEWTPFSETKVVILGQDPYHEPNQAIGCSFAVQPGVTIPPSLRNIYKELQDDLGCTPVNHGYLKSWATQGVLLLNSVLTVRRGQANSHKGKGWEELTDYAIKALSERGKVVFILWGNAAKSKIPLIDQSKNTIISSTHPSPFAARYGFFGSKPFSKANQALLNYNEKEINWQLPERADDEMEEK; encoded by the coding sequence TTGAAAACCTTAATAAATAACGATTGGCAAGAAGTTTTAAATGGTGAATTTGACAAACCGTATTATGAAAAGCTCCGTGAATTTTTAGTAGAAGAGTATAATACACAAACTATTTATCCAGAGATGCACCACATTTATCAGGCTTTTGAGTGGACTCCTTTTTCTGAGACGAAAGTTGTTATCTTAGGACAAGATCCGTATCACGAACCAAATCAAGCGATTGGCTGCAGTTTTGCAGTTCAACCGGGTGTAACGATTCCACCATCATTGCGCAATATCTATAAAGAATTACAAGATGATCTTGGTTGTACGCCGGTTAATCATGGTTATTTGAAGTCTTGGGCTACTCAAGGAGTCTTGTTGCTTAACTCGGTTCTTACAGTAAGAAGAGGACAAGCTAACTCGCATAAAGGCAAAGGCTGGGAAGAATTGACTGATTATGCAATCAAGGCCTTATCAGAACGTGGCAAGGTTGTCTTTATTTTGTGGGGGAATGCTGCTAAGAGTAAAATCCCTCTGATCGATCAATCGAAGAATACGATTATTTCTTCAACTCATCCGAGTCCATTTGCTGCTAGATATGGATTTTTCGGCTCCAAACCGTTTTCTAAGGCAAATCAAGCACTTTTAAACTATAATGAAAAAGAAATCAATTGGCAGTTACCTGAACGTGCCGATGATGAAATGGAGGAAAAGTAA
- a CDS encoding Cof-type HAD-IIB family hydrolase, which produces MIKLIASDMDGTLLNEKMEVSDRNIQAIKDAQNAGIEFLIATGRGLSEAEPFLRNQVHPGYITLNGAEVFDNKGEMISSNPISAESQNKVVDYFHKYDIYFEVVTNKGIFSNDREARVNNLANLLVKLNPGTSFKQALRDTQERVKMMPMNFVDSYDHIFNDQSFKIMKLIGFNEHQHKVLAPMKKEITKNIKDVVVTSSSPNNVEINSIDAQKGIALLQYAKKRNISPDEIMAIGDNLNDYSMIRDAGVGVAMKNAIPAIKEIAQIETDNNANDGVAQIIEKTIEDQKQD; this is translated from the coding sequence ATGATTAAATTAATCGCATCCGATATGGATGGTACTTTACTAAACGAAAAGATGGAGGTTTCAGATCGTAACATCCAAGCAATCAAGGATGCACAAAATGCTGGTATCGAGTTTTTAATCGCTACCGGTCGTGGTTTAAGTGAGGCTGAACCATTTTTAAGAAATCAAGTTCATCCAGGATACATCACTTTAAATGGTGCTGAAGTCTTTGATAATAAGGGAGAAATGATTTCTAGCAATCCAATTTCAGCAGAATCTCAAAACAAAGTCGTTGACTACTTTCACAAGTACGACATTTACTTTGAAGTCGTTACTAACAAAGGAATCTTTTCTAACGACCGCGAAGCTAGAGTCAACAATTTAGCTAATTTGTTAGTCAAATTAAACCCTGGTACTTCATTCAAGCAAGCGCTAAGAGACACTCAAGAACGTGTCAAGATGATGCCAATGAACTTTGTTGACAGCTACGACCATATTTTTAATGACCAATCCTTCAAAATCATGAAGTTAATTGGTTTCAACGAACACCAACATAAAGTACTCGCTCCCATGAAAAAAGAAATCACCAAAAATATTAAAGATGTAGTTGTCACTTCCTCATCCCCTAACAACGTTGAAATCAACAGCATTGACGCTCAAAAGGGAATTGCTCTTCTACAATATGCCAAAAAACGTAATATCTCACCTGATGAAATTATGGCAATTGGAGATAATTTAAACGATTATTCCATGATCAGAGATGCTGGCGTTGGTGTAGCAATGAAAAATGCTATTCCAGCTATTAAAGAAATCGCCCAAATTGAAACTGACAACAACGCCAACGACGGTGTAGCCCAAATCATTGAAAAAACGATTGAGGACCAAAAGCAGGATTAA
- a CDS encoding GNAT family N-acetyltransferase, producing the protein MFRNAKEEDADQILPILFQIFDEMELDVFKKVGDEKMAQVIKEGFFQPGYRYGLDNILVNEIDGKVVAIMVGYPEEAEDTIDEPLKKIMHKYGIKEDNLFGDKEAWPGEWYLDSFAVAPEFQGKGIGTATMEHFIEVIRDRGEKILSLNVDVDNAPARHVYDKTGFKQVGQLYIGSHLYDHMQYDLTK; encoded by the coding sequence ATGTTTAGAAATGCTAAAGAGGAAGATGCAGACCAGATATTACCAATTTTGTTCCAAATCTTTGATGAAATGGAACTAGATGTTTTCAAAAAAGTTGGCGATGAGAAGATGGCCCAAGTTATTAAGGAAGGCTTTTTCCAACCGGGCTATCGCTATGGACTGGACAATATCCTAGTAAATGAGATCGATGGTAAAGTAGTAGCAATCATGGTCGGCTACCCAGAAGAGGCAGAAGATACGATTGACGAACCTTTGAAGAAAATCATGCACAAGTATGGTATCAAAGAAGATAACCTATTTGGTGATAAGGAAGCTTGGCCAGGTGAATGGTACTTAGATTCATTTGCGGTTGCTCCAGAATTTCAAGGTAAGGGTATCGGAACTGCAACGATGGAACACTTTATTGAAGTGATTCGCGACCGTGGCGAAAAGATACTAAGTTTAAATGTTGACGTTGATAACGCACCTGCTAGACACGTTTATGACAAGACTGGCTTCAAACAAGTTGGACAATTATATATCGGTAGTCATTTGTATGATCACATGCAATATGACCTAACTAAATAA
- a CDS encoding TetR/AcrR family transcriptional regulator: MPMSLTKKHLIETTYREFSSRRIDKFTLVELAQKATVSRSTIYNNFGGLEFVYKDLVEKIILEEITRDCRSYEEWIKNLVAYIYDNKLLCLNLYRQTMPFINQEHVHRRIMENFSKILVQYNQEKVISKVALDAFILMLKKQFDNNLKTNRFEMTEALVKYGHFLFNV; the protein is encoded by the coding sequence ATGCCAATGTCTTTAACTAAAAAACATTTAATCGAAACTACTTACCGAGAATTTTCTAGTCGACGGATTGATAAATTTACTTTAGTGGAACTAGCTCAAAAGGCTACTGTCAGTCGCAGTACGATTTACAATAATTTTGGTGGCTTGGAATTCGTATACAAGGACTTAGTTGAAAAGATCATCCTTGAAGAAATTACACGTGATTGTCGCTCCTACGAAGAATGGATCAAAAATCTAGTCGCATATATTTATGACAATAAGTTGCTTTGTTTAAATTTATATCGGCAGACGATGCCATTTATTAATCAAGAGCACGTTCATCGCCGAATAATGGAGAATTTCAGCAAAATATTGGTTCAATATAATCAGGAAAAAGTGATTAGTAAAGTGGCTCTGGATGCGTTTATTTTGATGTTAAAGAAGCAATTCGATAATAATTTAAAAACCAATCGTTTTGAGATGACTGAAGCCTTGGTAAAATATGGACATTTTTTATTTAATGTATAA
- a CDS encoding CvfD/Ygs/GSP13 family RNA-binding post-transcriptional regulator, giving the protein MRIGDKITGTISGIQSYGVFVKIDDEHQGLIHISELKHGFVADLNSQYKVGDKVDVIVMGIDEYNQKISLSMRALHPQKVGRPILHKHFWTNYRDHIGYKTIAIHKDAWISSAMKLISEKKQKNSTFL; this is encoded by the coding sequence GTGAGAATAGGAGATAAAATCACAGGTACGATTTCTGGTATTCAGTCATACGGTGTTTTCGTTAAGATTGATGATGAACATCAAGGACTGATTCACATTTCAGAATTAAAGCATGGCTTTGTTGCTGATCTAAATAGTCAGTACAAAGTAGGAGATAAGGTCGATGTAATTGTAATGGGAATCGATGAGTATAATCAAAAGATAAGTTTGTCGATGCGGGCATTACATCCACAGAAAGTAGGAAGACCGATTTTACATAAGCATTTTTGGACTAATTACCGTGATCACATAGGCTATAAGACGATTGCAATCCACAAAGATGCCTGGATTAGCAGTGCAATGAAGCTAATTTCAGAAAAAAAGCAAAAAAATTCAACTTTTTTGTAA
- a CDS encoding NAD(P)/FAD-dependent oxidoreductase: MNTKIYDISIIGGGPAGMFAAYFGRLRNLDVALIESLPKLGGQPETLYSQKHIYDIAALPKVSGSELTQQLLDQLQILNCDQYLGTSVSSINRKDDVWELSTNKETIYSKAIIIAIGNGAFKPRKLTFDYDKTLEENNLDYFVNSLEDFRGKDVLVAGGGDSAVDWSIDLDKITNHTSLIHRRNKYRAMESSVNKLNQSSVEQLNPYIIKNVDFNQADNSKIDVTLKMIKSDDVKTVTADKLLVNYGFVSDSKILRDWNLELNGPFIKVSQEMETNLPNVFAIGDVVTYPGKLQLIATAFAEGPIAITKALRNLYPDKDYFEHSTSIFEK; this comes from the coding sequence ATGAATACGAAAATTTATGACATTTCTATTATCGGTGGCGGCCCTGCCGGTATGTTTGCGGCTTACTTCGGACGTTTAAGAAATTTGGACGTTGCGTTAATAGAGAGCTTGCCTAAACTCGGTGGACAACCCGAAACACTTTACTCACAAAAACACATCTACGATATTGCGGCTTTACCCAAAGTATCTGGTAGTGAGTTAACGCAACAGCTACTTGATCAATTACAAATCCTCAACTGTGATCAATACTTAGGAACTTCCGTTTCTTCTATTAATAGAAAAGATGACGTTTGGGAATTATCTACTAATAAAGAAACTATCTATAGTAAGGCAATTATTATCGCTATCGGTAACGGTGCTTTTAAACCTAGAAAGTTGACCTTTGATTATGACAAGACTCTAGAAGAGAATAATCTCGACTACTTCGTCAACAGTTTGGAAGATTTTAGAGGTAAAGACGTCTTAGTAGCTGGTGGTGGCGACTCTGCTGTTGATTGGTCAATCGACTTAGATAAAATCACTAACCATACATCCCTCATTCATAGAAGAAACAAGTATCGAGCTATGGAATCTAGCGTCAACAAATTGAATCAATCATCCGTCGAACAGCTCAATCCTTATATCATCAAAAATGTCGACTTCAATCAAGCAGACAATTCCAAAATCGATGTCACTTTGAAAATGATCAAATCTGACGACGTAAAGACAGTCACTGCCGATAAATTATTAGTCAACTACGGTTTCGTGTCCGATTCTAAGATTTTGCGTGATTGGAATTTGGAATTAAATGGTCCGTTCATCAAAGTTTCTCAAGAAATGGAAACCAATCTACCTAACGTCTTTGCAATTGGAGATGTTGTAACTTACCCTGGTAAACTACAATTGATTGCCACTGCCTTTGCCGAAGGTCCTATCGCAATTACTAAAGCCTTGAGAAATCTCTATCCTGACAAAGATTACTTCGAACACAGTACTTCTATTTTTGAAAAATAA
- a CDS encoding VTT domain-containing protein, producing the protein MTGLIDFILHIDSHLVNIVNNFGLWTYLILFIIIFIETGVVILPFLPGDSLIFAAMALAANPKYGLISWVLFLLFLAAAVLGDSMNYEIGEHFGEYATRNKYLGKLINKEHLHDAHVFFEKHGGKTIAIGRFIPLIRTFVPFVAGSGTMHYGTFLKFNFIGAFLWVTICSLAGHLFGNIPAVQEHFSLIIIGIVLVSLIPILITALKNRRKKSVQD; encoded by the coding sequence GTGACTGGTCTGATCGATTTCATTTTGCATATTGATAGTCATTTAGTTAATATCGTGAATAATTTCGGTCTTTGGACATATTTAATTTTGTTTATAATCATCTTTATTGAAACTGGTGTGGTTATCTTGCCATTCCTACCTGGTGATTCTTTAATCTTTGCAGCCATGGCATTAGCCGCTAATCCTAAATATGGATTGATTTCGTGGGTGTTGTTCTTACTATTCTTAGCGGCCGCCGTTTTGGGAGATTCAATGAACTACGAAATCGGTGAGCATTTTGGAGAATACGCGACGAGGAATAAATACCTTGGAAAATTGATCAACAAAGAGCATTTGCATGATGCACACGTCTTCTTTGAAAAACATGGTGGTAAAACTATCGCCATTGGTCGTTTTATTCCTCTAATTAGAACTTTCGTACCATTTGTTGCTGGTAGTGGAACGATGCATTATGGAACCTTCTTGAAGTTCAACTTCATCGGGGCTTTCTTATGGGTAACGATTTGTTCTCTAGCTGGGCATCTTTTCGGTAACATCCCTGCAGTTCAAGAACATTTTTCATTGATCATTATCGGAATCGTCCTAGTATCATTGATTCCAATTTTAATTACTGCTCTTAAAAATAGACGAAAAAAAAGCGTTCAGGATTAA
- a CDS encoding TIGR01906 family membrane protein codes for MSNAQKDLFYTIALAFFILTATITITIFASYLLFAFDIKHYYLEQAVSLKYSTIMKNYAQMMDYLINPFNWHFQLSDFASSASGRLHFEDCKKLFLLNFGVFIGTGLIVAKFRRVRARYNRIFLWIGIFGIVLAILMLLNFDEFFVIFHEVLFRNSDWLFDPNKDPVINILPEEFFTQCFVLFFILFEGLNFWKANKKNV; via the coding sequence ATGTCTAATGCGCAAAAAGACTTGTTTTATACAATAGCTCTAGCTTTCTTTATTTTGACAGCTACTATTACGATTACGATCTTTGCAAGTTATTTGTTGTTTGCTTTTGATATTAAACATTATTATTTAGAGCAGGCAGTTAGTTTGAAGTATTCCACGATTATGAAGAATTACGCTCAGATGATGGATTATTTGATCAATCCCTTTAATTGGCATTTTCAATTGAGCGATTTTGCGTCATCAGCTTCAGGTAGACTGCATTTTGAAGACTGTAAAAAATTGTTCTTATTGAATTTCGGTGTTTTTATCGGGACAGGACTGATTGTTGCTAAATTCAGAAGAGTTCGAGCGAGATACAATCGCATCTTCTTGTGGATCGGTATTTTTGGTATCGTATTAGCAATTTTGATGTTGTTGAACTTTGACGAATTCTTCGTGATCTTTCATGAAGTTTTATTTAGAAATAGCGATTGGTTATTCGATCCTAATAAAGATCCAGTTATCAATATTTTGCCAGAAGAGTTCTTTACGCAGTGTTTTGTTTTATTCTTTATCTTGTTTGAAGGACTGAATTTTTGGAAAGCCAATAAAAAAAACGTTTAG